The Wansuia hejianensis genomic interval AAAAAGCAAAAATGAAAAGAATGCTTGCAAAGCGCGAAACTCCGATGCAAGGGGCAAGGCTTCAGAAGGACATCAAGGATTCCTTTGAAAATGTGTTACTTCCACTTGGAAAAGCAGATAAGAGTTATCTTCCAAAGAGAATGGATCTTACATTCCGCAGAAAGATGGTTCATCAGGTGGAACTGCTGGGAAAGCGTAAGCTTTGCCGGGATATCCGGGTGACGGACGTTGTACCGCTTCCGAAAAATAATTTCAAAAGATGGAATGATGACGGACGGGAGTGGAGGGAGTCTATCTTGCAGTGTAGTTCTCTGGAACGTCTGATTTCTCCTCAAGATGATGAAATAGTACATCAGATCTATCGGAAAAACAGTTACCTTCGGATTCTTCAGTCAAGGCACATTCGTCATTCGGATCGTCAGGGCAGGAACAAGGAATTTTATTCCGATAAAGGGAAGATCACCTGTCCATCCTGTGGAGCTGAGGTGGAGCTGAGCAGTCAGCAGGTCATCTGTCCATATTGTGGCGGTGTGATACAAAGTGAATTCTATGACTGGCAGACAGAAGTATTTGAAATCTATGAGAAGATGGGTGCAAATATGCAATACGGACTGTTATTGCTTGCTTACTCAGGTGTCATGTTCTTATGTCTGACCCTATGTCTTTATCTGATCAAAGATGCAGATGTTTCTCTTACCGTAGGTGTAATTGTTACACTGCTTATACTTCTGGGAATTGCGAGATTCTTTCGAACAAGGGAAGAAAAACAGGAAAAACTGTCGGAGAAAATCGTCAGATATTCGGAAAATTATCTGAGATCGTGTATCAATGAAGCACTTTATAAAGAAGTAAGTGATGAAGCGCTGATGGATTATGGAGTCGGTTCTATTGTATTAGAAAAAGTGGTTCATACGGACCAGACAACGGAAATAACAGTGAAGGTATATGGAACGGAGACCTACCTTCCTGAAAGAGGAAAACCATATACGAAGAAAATAAAGAAAACCCTCGTTTTGCAAAGGGCAAGATATCCGGAAAGAAGGAAAACGGACGGTGTATTTTTTAAGGAAAAGGATTGTCCATCCTGTGGTGCCAATTTCATACCGGATGAACATAACTGCTGTTCGTTCTGTGGTTATAGCTTCCGGGCAAACAATGCAAAATGGGTAATGAAAGCAATGAAAACATCATAATCAGAAGAAAATGAATTTGCCGGGAATCCGGTAACATAGTAGGAAGGGAGAAGGAATTATGGCTAATAAATGTGCAATCTGTGGAGCAGAAATTAATTTAGTACAAACTCAGAAACTGGCGGATGGTAATTGCATTTGCCGAAAGAATTGTAGAAGTAAGGGTATGAAAGCATTTGACTATGTGCATGCCAATCTTCCAAGTGTTCAGTCACATTTGGAGCAGGTGGACCGAGGAACAAAACTTTGGGAATATTTCTTTGTACCTCGTCTGAAAACAAAGAATAAAGCGCAGAAACTGAAACGATTCGGTGGTCATCTTTACGTAGCAGAGGATATTGGTCTGGTGGCATTTACCCAGGTGGATTATAAATTCTTCCTATTTGGAAAGAGCACACGTGCCTGTGTATACCGTATCGCCGATTTGCGAGCTTATGAATTCGAAAAAGAAGAAGTAAGAAATGGTGATAAGACAGAGAAAAAAGAAGTAGCGCATCTTGCATTTATCAACACTCCGGGACTTTATGAGGTATTTGTTCCGATGAATAATGTCTTGGATTT includes:
- a CDS encoding hydrogenase maturation nickel metallochaperone HypA, translated to MGLSEAMLLAFATTIICAFAIAEKIIDIDFEQFMPENLKKAKMKRMLAKRETPMQGARLQKDIKDSFENVLLPLGKADKSYLPKRMDLTFRRKMVHQVELLGKRKLCRDIRVTDVVPLPKNNFKRWNDDGREWRESILQCSSLERLISPQDDEIVHQIYRKNSYLRILQSRHIRHSDRQGRNKEFYSDKGKITCPSCGAEVELSSQQVICPYCGGVIQSEFYDWQTEVFEIYEKMGANMQYGLLLLAYSGVMFLCLTLCLYLIKDADVSLTVGVIVTLLILLGIARFFRTREEKQEKLSEKIVRYSENYLRSCINEALYKEVSDEALMDYGVGSIVLEKVVHTDQTTEITVKVYGTETYLPERGKPYTKKIKKTLVLQRARYPERRKTDGVFFKEKDCPSCGANFIPDEHNCCSFCGYSFRANNAKWVMKAMKTS